GGTTGCGCGCGCGCAGGTGCACGCGGCAGCGGCCGCTGAACAGCATGCCGAGCCCGATGGCGGCGCCGATCAGGCCCGCGGAGGCCGAGCCGAGCGGCAGCCCCACCAGCCCCAGCGCGGGCGCGCCCGCGTGGCCGAACGCCAGCGACCACTCGCCGAAGATCGCGAGCGGAGTCACCACGAACGAGATCAGGAGCGGCGTGGTGGTGTCTCCCGCGGCATTCAGCACGGTCGAGAACATCTGGCCGGCGACCATCGCGAAGAACATCACGAACACCACGCGCACGTACGAGGTCGCGAGCCCCACGACCTCGGCGTCCGGCGAGAGCACGCGCGCGAGCACGTGCGGGATCGAGATACCCACCAGCGCCGCCACGGCCGCCAGGCACGCGCCCAGCAGGAACGTCTGACCCGCCACGTGCTCGGCGGCATCCAGCCGCCCCGCGCCGACGTTGCGCGCGATCATCATCTGCGCGGCGACCGTCATACCCATGACGAACAGGTTGAGCCCCTGGCGCAGCACGAGGTCGCTCGAGGTCGCCGCCGCGAGCGCGTGTGCGCCCAGCCGGCCGAGAAACGACAGGTCGACCATCTGGGACAAGCCGAACGAGAACATCATGGTCAGCACCGAGGGCAGCGCGAGCACGAGCACCGAGACCAGCAAGCTGCCGCGCGTGTGGTCGCGGTCGCGCAGCAAGGCCAGCAGTGAAGGGCGCTCGAGGCCTCCGCTCTCCGCGGCGGCCTCGACCTCGCCCAGGTCGACCTCCCTCAGCTCCTGCATGATCGCAGCCTACCCCACGGGCAGGCACGGGCGCGCGGCGACTCGCTTGACGCGCGCGGGCGCGCTCTCTAGCCTCGGCGCTCGATCGCGAGGGCGGTGGAGTCCGCCGAAACCGCCGTTCGTCGCAGCGGCCAATGACTCCTACGGCAGGCACGAGGCGCTGTGGGGCATTCGACCGAACCCGTCCGGCGCCTCCTTCGAGCAGGGAGACGCAATGGATCGGCTGGCTTGGGTCTGTCTGGGGAGCGCGCTCGGCGGCGGCGCGAGGTATCTCGTGTCGCTGGCCGCGCTGAACGCGCTGGGCACGTCGTTCCCCTGGGGAACGCTGTTCGTGAACGTGGTCGGCTCCTACCTGATCGGGCTGATCATGCACGTGTCGCTCGAGACCACCCTGATCTCGCCCGCGCTGCGGCTGTTCCTGACCACGGGAGTCATGGGCGGGTTCACGACCTATTCCGCCTTCAACTACGAGACGCTCAAGCTGGTCTCGGACGGTGACTGGCCGCGGGCCGGCCTGAACGTCGCAGTCACGCTCGTCGTCTGCCTGGCGGCGGGCGTGCTGGGCGTGGGCAGCGCGCGCTCGCTGGTCCTGGCTTTTGGAAGGAGCTGAAATGCGCACGCTCACCGGCGAGCAAGTCCTGGTCCGGATCTTCATCGGCGAGAGCGACCGCTGGCACCATCAGTCACTCAGCTCGGCGCTGGTGGAGCGGCTGCGGCGCGAGCACTTCGCCGGGGCCACCGTGTTCCACGGCGTGGCCGGCTTCGGCGCGCACAGCGTGCTGCACACCACGCGCCTGCTCGAGCTCTCGCAGGACCTGCCGGTCGTGATCGAGG
This region of Myxococcota bacterium genomic DNA includes:
- a CDS encoding MATE family efflux transporter, producing MQELREVDLGEVEAAAESGGLERPSLLALLRDRDHTRGSLLVSVLVLALPSVLTMMFSFGLSQMVDLSFLGRLGAHALAAATSSDLVLRQGLNLFVMGMTVAAQMMIARNVGAGRLDAAEHVAGQTFLLGACLAAVAALVGISIPHVLARVLSPDAEVVGLATSYVRVVFVMFFAMVAGQMFSTVLNAAGDTTTPLLISFVVTPLAIFGEWSLAFGHAGAPALGLVGLPLGSASAGLIGAAIGLGMLFSGRCRVHLRARNLVPDPAALRRLLRTAVQPSAHMLARSTMLMVFTIMAGRFGEKVQAAYGIGVRIEMLAIMFAFPIANACATLVGQNLGARDLPRAWRAVFTSSAVSLVALLPLAAGVFLFRHPIVNFFAPDPEVAEIAAHYLVYSSIILSFYGLYFIAFRTLQSSGDMNSPMIVSIGTAFLVGAPLGYLLSHQAGLGPTGMWIANLIYALVNASLMIGWLLTGRWTHRHRSV
- the crcB gene encoding fluoride efflux transporter CrcB, which encodes MDRLAWVCLGSALGGGARYLVSLAALNALGTSFPWGTLFVNVVGSYLIGLIMHVSLETTLISPALRLFLTTGVMGGFTTYSAFNYETLKLVSDGDWPRAGLNVAVTLVVCLAAGVLGVGSARSLVLAFGRS
- a CDS encoding DUF190 domain-containing protein; translated protein: MRTLTGEQVLVRIFIGESDRWHHQSLSSALVERLRREHFAGATVFHGVAGFGAHSVLHTTRLLELSQDLPVVIEVVDSEERMEQLTAILDEMVSEGLVTMEKVRVLKYQARAPAA